The DNA window TCAGCCGGAATACTTAAATGGAAGAAATTCTGTAATTCCCTTCGTATGCGTACCCTTCTTCGTGTGCTCGATGTGGATGGTTTGAATGCAAAAGCAGAGCTGGTTAAAATGATAAACGATCCTGCTACCTATCCGGTGTTTGAGTCCAATGACGATGCAGCGAAAGTATATATAACCGGTGTAGCTCCCGAGGAAGCCCCACTAGTTCGTCCTGCCGATTTTACATCCTATATATGCCTCTCAGAATTCTTTATCAATAACCTGTCGGCACTAAAAGATCCCCGCCTTCCTCTTTTTGCCAAGACAGCAACAAACGGAACAGTAAAATCATATATAGGTTGGCCAAGTGGGTATGATATTGCCCCATCGTATAACGCTTCAATACCCAACGTAACTGTTGCAACAGCACCAATGAATCTTATGCTTATGACCTATGCCGAGGTAGAACTTATCAAAGCAGAACTAGCCCTTAAGGGAATTATAACAGACGATGCTAAAACACATTACGAAAATGGTGTGAAAGCTGCGATTACTCAATGGGGAGGAGTGGTTCCTACAAACTATTTCGATAATGAAAAGGCCGCATACAACGGAACAATGGAACGAATTATGATACAAAAATTCTTCGCACTGATGTTCTGCGATTACCAGCAATGGTTTGAGTACAACCGCACCCAGCTTCCTGTGATGCCGGTAGGTAATGGAGTACCCGAAGGAAACAAGATGCCTTCTCGTTTTAAATATCCTGCATCTTTGCAACGCACCAATTTAATCAATTACCAGGCTGCTAAAAGCAACATGGGAGGCGATGATTTTAATATTAAATTAATCTGGCAAAAATAACTACCTTTCTCTCTTGAAATCAGTAAGGCCGTGTAACGAGAATTAAATAATTCTGTTACCCGGCTTTAATCTTTTAGTCATAATGTAGAAATATAAAATCACTCTCTTTGCATCTGTAAAGAGATCGTATTAATAATTCAACATATTGTATCTATAAATAATTAATAGAAAAATAAGATGAAAAAAACAATGTTATTCTGCATCGTGGCTTTACTAGCCGTTCAGTCTGTATTTGCACAGCAAAATCAGGTTTTGGCAATGAATACGCCTGCTTCAGGAAAAACGTCTGATGATATTATAAAAGCAGATGACGAAGAAATGTTTGTATTCGAAGTTTATGGAACTATTCCGGCTCCAAAAGTCACATTCGAAGAAGAACACTTTCTGGGTGAGCCACTCTCATCAAAGTGGACAGCCTTTAATCAGAATTATACCCGCGTGTACAATGTCAGTGTAGGCTTCTCGGATGCTGCGGTTGAGATTGTGAAACCGGTAATCTATAAAGCTGTCAACAAAGTAAATAAGTACTATAAGAAAAGTACTCACAACGGTTCAGTGAATAAGGAAGAAGCTGTTAGCAAGCTTACCCGTATACTCGACTGTGCCAATGTGCTCTGCTTTGAAGATAATACAGGGAAATTTGAAAATGCACTGAACAAAGCAAAAACTCCCGAAGAGATTATTTCTCTTTTCAATAAAGTAACAATTAAGGTTCTTTAATAAACGAATAAAAGATTTTCGATAAAATGAATAGATTATTTAGAGATATCATCTTCAATGTTTTATTAGTGTTTGTTATTCCATTTGTAAGCTGTCAGGCCGCTGGCGGTTCTGACAGCCAAATGGGAGACAGTATTGCCGATAAGGCAGGTATGACTGTTAAAGGCGTAGTGACTGATGCAAGCGATAAACCAATTGAAGGTGTAGTAGTGAACGATGGTTCAAATTTTACATTAACTAATGATAAAGGAGTTTATTATCTTCCCACTAACTTGCAGCAAAGTTCGTTCGTTACTATTTCTGTTCCGGCGGGTTATCAGTTGACATCCACAAGCGGCATAGCAAGTGGATACTATTCAAAGCTGAGCAGTGATAAAAAGGTAAACCAGTGTAACTTTACACTCCGGGAACGCACAGCACCACTCAACGAGTTTACTTACCTGGCTATTTCCGATCCGCAAGTAAAGAATACCACACAGCTTGGTCGTTTCAATGAAGAAACGATAGTCGATTTAAAAAATTATGCAACCCTGCATTTTGATAAAGAGATTATAGGCATGACATTGGGCGACAATGTATGGGATGCCATGGGATTGTTTCCCTTATATAAAGCAACAGTTTCTAACCTTGGATTCACTATATTTCATACCATTGGTAATCACGATTTCGATCTGAATTATAACGATCGCCACAACACTACCGATACATCGGGGAAATATGCAGAGCAAACCTATGAATCCTTTTTTGGCCCTACAGATTATTCCTTCAACATTGGTAATGTGCATGTGGTTACCATGAAGTCCATTGATTATTTCAAGAATAAAGAGTACACAACGAAACTCTCAACCGAACAATTGGAGTGGCTGAAGAAAGATCTCAGTTACGTAAAATCCGGTTCATTGGTTTTCCTTAATCTTCATGCTCCCACTTCCAATCGTAGTACAGACGGTTCGGGAAACATAAGTAATGCTGCTCAGTTGATGAAGATTCTAAAAGATTATCGTGTACACATCTTTGCAGGACACACCCATTTCTATGAGAATGAAGAAGTAACTTCTACCATTTACGAACACAATATAGGGGCCGCATGTGGTGCCTGGTGGGCAGGAGAGGTGAATAAAGACGGTTCGCCAAATGGTTTTCTCGTTGTCGATGTTAAAGGAGACGATGTAAAGTGGCACTACAAAGCCACAGGTAGCAATCTTAATTATCAGTTTCGTGTTTACAAACCCGGAGAGTTTGCAAC is part of the uncultured Bacteroides sp. genome and encodes:
- a CDS encoding SusD/RagB family nutrient-binding outer membrane lipoprotein, encoding MNEMKIIRNILGSLLLGGFLCTSCTGNFDELNTDPTRLQDANPGTLLDPILYGMATTNWSKFNSHTFQLMQCKISMSNTSGVGWYYMSDAAGDGTWTTYYKWLNNIREMGDQAETLNEPNYKAISLTLKGWIYGLLADSFGDVPMTEACRGDEKIYTPKFDTQKEVYQAIINELDSANRLFVQTSGLKYNTGGEMMYGTDNTLVSGKSAGILKWKKFCNSLRMRTLLRVLDVDGLNAKAELVKMINDPATYPVFESNDDAAKVYITGVAPEEAPLVRPADFTSYICLSEFFINNLSALKDPRLPLFAKTATNGTVKSYIGWPSGYDIAPSYNASIPNVTVATAPMNLMLMTYAEVELIKAELALKGIITDDAKTHYENGVKAAITQWGGVVPTNYFDNEKAAYNGTMERIMIQKFFALMFCDYQQWFEYNRTQLPVMPVGNGVPEGNKMPSRFKYPASLQRTNLINYQAAKSNMGGDDFNIKLIWQK
- a CDS encoding calcineurin-like phosphoesterase family protein, translated to MNRLFRDIIFNVLLVFVIPFVSCQAAGGSDSQMGDSIADKAGMTVKGVVTDASDKPIEGVVVNDGSNFTLTNDKGVYYLPTNLQQSSFVTISVPAGYQLTSTSGIASGYYSKLSSDKKVNQCNFTLRERTAPLNEFTYLAISDPQVKNTTQLGRFNEETIVDLKNYATLHFDKEIIGMTLGDNVWDAMGLFPLYKATVSNLGFTIFHTIGNHDFDLNYNDRHNTTDTSGKYAEQTYESFFGPTDYSFNIGNVHVVTMKSIDYFKNKEYTTKLSTEQLEWLKKDLSYVKSGSLVFLNLHAPTSNRSTDGSGNISNAAQLMKILKDYRVHIFAGHTHFYENEEVTSTIYEHNIGAACGAWWAGEVNKDGSPNGFLVVDVKGDDVKWHYKATGSNLNYQFRVYKPGEFATQTGCVVVNYWDWDTRCQVKWYEDGVLKGTMEQFQDEDQDYITMKGEASGYRTLHLFRATPSAGTKNITIEVTNRFGEVYTENVSI